A single region of the Salipaludibacillus sp. LMS25 genome encodes:
- the sppA gene encoding signal peptide peptidase SppA encodes MNTKRWIGLAIAGVLLLASTLATFLQGTMGESLEGFFGGAGEPFHERVLEVGTGSGKIAVIHVEGVIQSGAAGGLLAGGYDHEMLLDQLDYAAEDPEVQGIVLRVNTPGGGVVESDEIHDKVATIQEDYRKPVYVSMGSMAASGGYYISAPAEQIYANPQTLTGSLGVIMSSINISELAENWGIQQEVIKSGPYKDIMSSTRDMTDEERDILQDLVDDAYEQFVDVIEEGRDFDRDEVYDLADGRIYTGSQALERGLIDGLGHQDDVVKDLEEALGQGNLTVVEYEANIGFSSIFGMKMNKLFSNQSHLTDIESWFRQNQGAQLMYLYTD; translated from the coding sequence ATGAATACAAAACGATGGATAGGCCTCGCTATTGCGGGTGTCCTTTTGTTAGCATCAACACTTGCAACTTTTTTACAAGGAACTATGGGAGAATCTTTGGAAGGTTTTTTTGGAGGGGCAGGAGAACCATTTCATGAAAGGGTTTTGGAAGTTGGAACAGGAAGTGGCAAAATTGCGGTAATTCATGTAGAAGGGGTCATTCAAAGCGGTGCTGCTGGTGGACTTTTAGCAGGTGGATATGACCATGAGATGCTGTTGGATCAGCTCGATTACGCAGCAGAGGACCCAGAAGTACAGGGAATCGTGTTAAGAGTCAACACTCCTGGTGGTGGTGTGGTAGAGAGTGACGAAATCCATGATAAAGTGGCAACCATCCAAGAAGATTATCGAAAGCCAGTCTATGTGTCAATGGGAAGTATGGCAGCAAGCGGAGGTTATTATATTTCAGCACCTGCTGAGCAAATTTACGCAAACCCACAAACGCTAACGGGGTCATTAGGTGTGATCATGTCCTCGATAAATATTAGTGAGCTTGCGGAAAACTGGGGTATCCAACAAGAAGTGATTAAAAGCGGACCTTATAAAGATATCATGTCTTCAACGAGAGATATGACAGATGAAGAAAGAGATATTTTACAAGATCTTGTTGATGATGCTTATGAGCAATTTGTTGATGTGATTGAGGAAGGCAGAGATTTTGATCGCGATGAGGTATACGATTTAGCAGATGGCCGTATTTACACAGGTTCTCAAGCGTTGGAACGAGGATTAATTGACGGACTTGGTCATCAAGATGATGTGGTTAAAGATCTTGAAGAAGCATTAGGTCAAGGAAACTTAACTGTTGTAGAATATGAAGCCAATATTGGTTTCTCCTCTATATTTGGAATGAAAATGAATAAGTTATTTAGTAATCAAAGTCATTTAACAGACATAGAAAGCTGGTTCCGTCAAAATCAAGGCGCACAGCTCATGTATTTATATACGGATTGA
- a CDS encoding YtpI family protein produces MFLVALIFASLVAFVYLKVQQSREEDILVKRSYSLKSSIAIGVFLISFGINSYMSLQSSVAAVVALIFLVVGSINVLVGWKQLRLLKNYAQKETSTEGNSS; encoded by the coding sequence ATGTTTTTAGTTGCCTTAATTTTCGCCTCTCTCGTTGCCTTTGTCTATTTAAAAGTTCAGCAATCTCGAGAAGAAGACATACTAGTAAAACGCAGTTACTCGCTTAAAAGCAGTATAGCTATAGGTGTGTTCCTCATATCCTTTGGTATCAACAGTTACATGAGCCTCCAATCATCTGTAGCCGCTGTTGTAGCACTCATATTCCTTGTTGTTGGAAGTATCAATGTCCTCGTAGGATGGAAACAACTGCGCCTGCTAAAAAACTATGCCCAAAAAGAAACATCAACCGAAGGAAATTCGTCTTGA
- a CDS encoding RDD family protein, whose amino-acid sequence MSEEIHNEEPVENRDNKSDTAEEITIQYAGFWMRFWAYAVDSIVVWSINGILFVPLMTLTGMTNVTWGAIALAAIVVSIVSFAYFSIMTKKLGQTLGKLIFGIKVYSYDKQELTWLDVIFREVVGRYIHQALPFLLFLYAVVPFSSEKRGIHDRLGSTFVGLEPRRSKKMIVHNMPTQEPLT is encoded by the coding sequence ATGAGTGAAGAGATCCATAACGAAGAACCTGTAGAAAATCGAGACAATAAAAGTGACACAGCAGAAGAAATTACCATTCAATATGCTGGATTTTGGATGCGTTTTTGGGCCTATGCGGTCGATTCGATAGTGGTGTGGAGTATTAATGGTATATTGTTTGTACCATTAATGACTCTAACTGGGATGACGAATGTTACTTGGGGAGCAATAGCATTAGCAGCTATTGTCGTATCTATAGTCTCGTTTGCTTATTTTTCAATTATGACTAAAAAGCTTGGCCAAACCCTAGGCAAACTGATTTTTGGGATTAAAGTCTATAGTTATGATAAACAGGAGCTTACATGGTTAGATGTTATTTTTAGAGAAGTTGTGGGGCGGTATATTCATCAAGCCCTTCCGTTTTTATTATTCCTGTATGCAGTCGTCCCTTTTTCCTCTGAAAAAAGGGGCATCCACGACCGTTTAGGAAGTACATTTGTAGGACTTGAACCAAGGCGTTCAAAAAAAATGATAGTTCATAATATGCCAACACAAGAACCACTTACCTGA
- a CDS encoding ABC transporter C-terminal domain-containing protein — MCFTHNIRLGISLPSFSGTWDELSLLEQTDILVKWEKIRGTIPDKIEEIERKINTLQSDLYHEENFEKSCKLNSDIAELASIINDLWIWYRAGDDVAISA; from the coding sequence ATGTGTTTTACGCATAACATAAGACTTGGTATTAGCCTCCCTTCTTTTTCAGGGACATGGGATGAATTATCCCTCCTTGAACAAACTGATATTTTGGTGAAGTGGGAGAAAATACGTGGAACCATCCCAGATAAAATTGAAGAAATTGAACGTAAAATTAATACGTTACAGAGCGACCTTTACCATGAAGAAAACTTTGAGAAAAGCTGTAAACTTAACAGTGATATTGCAGAATTAGCTTCCATTATTAACGATTTATGGATTTGGTACCGTGCTGGTGACGATGTGGCCATCTCTGCGTGA
- a CDS encoding universal stress protein encodes MSVKYDNILVAVDGSDEAKRAFRKALLLAKDHEAKLLLTHIVDTRTFASVEHYDRTIFSEAETYARDMLEEYKRMAQHEGVNDVTLILDYGSPKVKIAKEVAKKYEVDLIVTGATGLNAVERFLIGSVSEHITRHAKCDVLIVRTDS; translated from the coding sequence ATGTCAGTTAAATACGATAACATTCTGGTTGCTGTTGACGGCTCAGACGAAGCAAAAAGGGCATTCCGAAAAGCGCTTCTACTCGCTAAAGACCATGAGGCAAAGTTGCTATTAACTCACATTGTGGACACCCGCACGTTTGCATCCGTTGAGCATTATGATCGAACGATTTTTTCTGAGGCTGAAACATATGCTCGTGACATGCTTGAAGAGTACAAGCGAATGGCACAGCATGAGGGTGTAAATGATGTCACTCTCATCCTTGATTATGGTTCTCCTAAGGTAAAGATTGCTAAAGAAGTGGCGAAGAAGTATGAAGTTGATCTCATCGTAACGGGCGCAACTGGTTTAAATGCCGTGGAACGTTTTCTAATTGGAAGTGTTTCCGAGCATATCACGAGACATGCTAAATGTGATGTGCTTATTGTAAGAACAGATTCTTAA
- the ytfJ gene encoding GerW family sporulation protein, which produces MSEHPIQGLMKTAMENLKEMVDVNTIVGDPVETPDGSVILPISKVGFGFAAGGSEFVLKNHHLSSSGQRHAEHEEGKHPFGGGSGGGVSITPIAFLVVNGHGVKMLHLDHTAHLYEKLLEFTPQVVEKIQQMMQSATIRNQTQTQTAPPPTTPPNTEKPFDF; this is translated from the coding sequence ATGTCTGAACATCCTATTCAAGGATTAATGAAAACCGCAATGGAAAATTTAAAGGAAATGGTTGATGTTAATACTATCGTCGGTGATCCAGTAGAGACACCTGATGGAAGTGTTATTTTGCCTATTTCAAAAGTAGGATTTGGTTTTGCAGCTGGAGGCAGTGAATTTGTTTTGAAAAATCATCATCTTAGTAGTTCAGGGCAAAGACATGCTGAACATGAAGAAGGAAAACATCCTTTCGGTGGAGGGAGCGGTGGTGGTGTCTCTATCACGCCTATTGCCTTTTTAGTTGTTAATGGACATGGTGTGAAAATGCTTCATCTTGACCACACGGCTCACTTATATGAAAAGCTTTTGGAGTTTACACCTCAAGTTGTTGAAAAAATTCAACAAATGATGCAATCAGCAACTATAAGGAATCAGACTCAAACTCAAACGGCACCACCACCTACGACGCCACCTAATACGGAAAAACCATTTGATTTTTAA
- the tpx gene encoding thiol peroxidase, producing MPEVTFKEKPVTLIGDDISVGDKAPNFTVLANDLSEVTLADSKGKVRLISVVPSIDTGVCDQQTRKFNEEAAKLENVDILTISVDLPFAQKRWCAAAGIDNVQTLSDHRNLDFGKKYGVAIKELRLLARAIFVVDSSDTVVYVEYVPEVSQHPNYEEAIKATKNAK from the coding sequence ATGCCAGAGGTAACATTTAAAGAAAAGCCTGTAACACTTATAGGAGACGACATTTCAGTAGGAGACAAAGCACCAAATTTCACTGTTTTAGCTAATGATTTATCTGAAGTCACGTTAGCTGATTCGAAAGGAAAGGTTAGACTAATTAGTGTCGTCCCTTCTATTGATACAGGTGTTTGTGATCAGCAAACACGCAAATTTAACGAAGAAGCGGCTAAATTAGAGAACGTTGACATCCTCACAATTAGTGTTGACTTGCCATTTGCACAAAAACGATGGTGCGCTGCAGCCGGAATTGATAATGTCCAAACATTGTCTGATCATCGGAACTTAGATTTCGGTAAGAAATATGGTGTAGCGATTAAAGAACTTCGCCTTTTAGCAAGAGCCATTTTTGTTGTAGACAGTTCAGATACTGTTGTTTATGTGGAGTATGTTCCTGAAGTAAGTCAGCATCCTAACTATGAAGAAGCTATTAAGGCTACTAAAAACGCCAAATAA
- a CDS encoding CBS domain-containing protein has product MTKHEQILQHIRSLDVGNKISVRHIAKVLHVSEGTAYRAIKDAENQGLVSTIERVGTIRIEKKQKDNIERLTYAEVINIIDGTVLGGRNGLHKTLTKFVIGAMKADAMMRYIEAGNLLIVGNREEVHKLALEEGSAVLITGGFDTSEEVRRLADSLDLPIISTTYDTFTVATMINRAIYDQLIKKEIISVEDILIPVEETNYLTTSHTVEKWHELNKQTNHSRYPIVDNELKLQGIVTAKDVIGVNPFIEIEKVMTKQPITVTSQTSVASAAHIMVWEGIELLPVIASSKKLIGIISRQDVLKALQMIQRQPHVGDTIEDLVTRHLEDISTAKDFTFQLEVTPQMTNHLGTISYGVMTTIVTEAGSRVLRKYKKGDLVVENITLFFIKPVQIESVMQVRPKVLEVGRKFGKVDVELYHDDQIVGKAMLMAQLIDR; this is encoded by the coding sequence ATGACAAAGCATGAACAAATATTACAGCACATTCGTTCATTAGACGTAGGAAACAAAATTTCGGTTAGGCACATTGCTAAAGTCTTGCATGTAAGTGAAGGGACAGCGTATAGAGCAATTAAAGATGCAGAAAATCAAGGATTAGTTAGTACAATTGAACGTGTGGGAACGATCAGAATTGAAAAGAAACAAAAGGATAACATCGAGCGACTTACATACGCTGAAGTCATTAATATTATCGACGGGACGGTGTTAGGAGGGCGTAACGGTCTTCATAAAACATTAACTAAATTTGTTATTGGAGCTATGAAAGCTGATGCCATGATGCGTTATATTGAGGCCGGCAACCTTCTCATCGTTGGTAATCGGGAAGAAGTACATAAATTAGCTCTTGAAGAAGGTTCGGCTGTTCTCATTACAGGTGGATTTGATACGAGTGAAGAAGTAAGACGTCTTGCCGACTCGCTCGATCTCCCCATTATTTCTACAACGTACGATACGTTTACAGTAGCGACCATGATTAATAGAGCGATTTATGATCAACTGATCAAAAAAGAAATTATATCTGTAGAGGATATTTTAATACCTGTTGAAGAAACAAATTATTTAACGACTTCTCATACGGTGGAAAAATGGCACGAATTAAATAAACAAACGAATCACAGCCGATACCCTATTGTCGACAACGAATTAAAGCTCCAAGGGATCGTGACAGCGAAAGACGTTATCGGTGTTAACCCTTTTATTGAAATAGAAAAGGTCATGACGAAACAACCTATTACCGTCACGAGCCAAACGTCAGTAGCTTCCGCCGCTCACATAATGGTATGGGAAGGAATTGAACTCCTGCCTGTTATCGCTTCTTCTAAAAAGCTGATCGGAATTATTAGTCGGCAAGATGTATTGAAAGCTTTACAAATGATTCAAAGGCAACCTCATGTAGGTGACACGATTGAAGACCTTGTGACTCGACATTTAGAAGATATTTCGACTGCGAAGGACTTTACCTTTCAATTAGAGGTCACACCTCAAATGACGAACCACCTCGGGACTATTTCGTATGGTGTCATGACTACGATTGTAACAGAAGCAGGAAGTAGAGTCCTACGAAAGTATAAAAAAGGTGACTTAGTCGTAGAAAATATCACCCTGTTTTTTATTAAACCGGTGCAAATTGAATCCGTTATGCAAGTGAGGCCAAAAGTATTGGAAGTCGGGAGGAAATTTGGAAAAGTAGATGTGGAACTTTATCATGATGATCAAATCGTTGGTAAAGCGATGCTCATGGCTCAGCTTATTGACAGGTAA
- a CDS encoding Xaa-Pro peptidase family protein, with translation MLERLKQVKHILENEHVDALMVQTRANVFYLSQFDTNPHERLVTVIVFKNHHPLLICPNMEINQVKPLFTEGDIIGYDDTENPWEKLSHYIKVSKIRLHSVAIESSLSWERLKFWQAIAPDAEFYEADPYLNQLRILKSPHEQQLLREAASFADKGVEAGIAALREGITEMEVLASIEYSLKKQGIREMSFSTMVLFGEKAGDPHGIPGNRSLQKGDGVLFDLGVVWKGYCSDITRTVFFDHVNADNKAIYQTVQEAQLKALTKCKPGLPIAELDHSARDVIHGAGLGEYFPHRIGHGLGVDVHEFPSLTSTNKRTLEKGMTLTIEPGIYIPNQVGVRIEDDVLITETGYETLTGFTKDLTVVPSA, from the coding sequence ATGTTAGAACGGCTAAAGCAAGTGAAACATATATTAGAAAATGAACATGTGGATGCTTTGATGGTACAAACACGTGCTAATGTTTTTTATCTTAGTCAGTTTGATACAAATCCTCACGAACGTCTCGTGACAGTCATTGTGTTTAAAAACCATCATCCACTACTTATATGCCCTAATATGGAGATAAATCAAGTTAAGCCATTGTTTACTGAAGGTGATATTATCGGGTATGATGACACAGAAAACCCATGGGAGAAACTCTCTCACTACATAAAAGTAAGTAAAATTCGTCTTCATTCTGTTGCTATCGAATCCTCTCTCTCATGGGAACGACTAAAATTTTGGCAAGCTATCGCTCCAGATGCTGAGTTTTATGAAGCAGATCCGTACCTCAATCAACTAAGAATACTAAAAAGTCCTCATGAACAACAGTTATTGCGAGAAGCTGCTTCTTTTGCAGATAAAGGAGTAGAAGCTGGTATCGCAGCGCTGAGAGAAGGTATAACCGAAATGGAAGTACTGGCTTCTATTGAATACTCATTAAAGAAACAAGGCATTCGGGAGATGTCATTTTCAACGATGGTGTTATTTGGTGAAAAAGCAGGTGACCCCCATGGCATACCTGGGAACAGATCACTTCAAAAAGGGGACGGTGTTTTATTTGATTTAGGGGTTGTCTGGAAAGGGTACTGCTCTGATATTACACGAACCGTCTTTTTTGATCATGTAAACGCAGATAATAAAGCGATCTATCAAACCGTGCAGGAAGCGCAATTAAAAGCGTTGACTAAATGTAAACCTGGACTCCCCATTGCAGAGTTGGACCATTCAGCACGAGACGTTATTCATGGAGCGGGTTTAGGGGAATACTTTCCTCATCGAATCGGACATGGTTTAGGGGTAGACGTTCATGAATTCCCGTCATTGACTAGCACAAATAAACGGACGCTTGAAAAAGGAATGACCTTAACTATTGAACCGGGCATATACATCCCTAACCAAGTAGGAGTGAGAATTGAAGATGATGTTCTTATAACAGAAACAGGTTATGAGACGTTAACTGGATTTACAAAAGATTTAACCGTTGTCCCATCAGCCTAA
- a CDS encoding DUF2953 domain-containing protein, with protein sequence MFTIAKIIILIIGVILVLIMLLTLTINVSFNQSNNHVDGKITFSILFRIIRYTITIPSVAIDDESPSLVFNEEKSGMGAKENKQEKLSYFEIIRDIELFQHFLEKTIGFYQIVTYFLSKVRITSLSWESKIGAGDAAKTGQLSGAVWSLKGAFLGILSTKVIITRRPNLQVEPIFQEFMFETSFQCMLSFRIGYAIHAAIKVWRHRKRGKDQKEKLLKQKKGSDVHV encoded by the coding sequence ATGTTTACGATTGCTAAAATAATCATTTTGATAATTGGTGTTATATTAGTTTTGATTATGCTTTTAACTCTTACAATAAATGTGTCTTTTAATCAAAGTAATAATCATGTTGACGGAAAAATAACCTTTTCTATTCTATTTCGCATTATCCGCTATACAATCACTATTCCATCTGTTGCCATTGATGATGAGTCCCCGTCATTAGTTTTTAATGAAGAAAAGAGTGGGATGGGGGCGAAAGAGAATAAACAGGAGAAATTAAGCTACTTTGAGATAATCAGAGATATAGAATTATTTCAACATTTTTTAGAGAAAACGATTGGTTTTTACCAGATTGTCACATACTTTCTATCCAAAGTGCGTATCACTTCTTTATCATGGGAGAGTAAAATTGGTGCTGGAGACGCTGCTAAAACTGGACAGCTATCAGGAGCGGTTTGGTCACTTAAAGGAGCCTTTTTAGGGATTTTATCAACAAAAGTGATCATTACTAGGCGTCCTAATCTTCAAGTAGAACCTATATTCCAAGAATTTATGTTTGAAACCTCGTTTCAATGCATGCTTTCATTTCGAATCGGTTATGCTATCCATGCAGCTATTAAAGTTTGGCGTCATCGAAAGCGTGGGAAAGATCAAAAAGAAAAGTTATTAAAACAAAAGAAAGGCAGTGATGTCCATGTCTGA
- a CDS encoding class I SAM-dependent methyltransferase, with protein sequence MQEATITETIYNVLDQGAEIVKREKDILYLEALSYMGDMMFTRRSDESLPSSEKLAKLLSDLPDKGKKTRENYRRAMQLAVLKGMREATQPHHAMTPDAVSLFLGYIANKVLSYTDKNKHVLMDPAVGAGNLMTAVLNQLDNEALFVGSEPDETLLKLAYANANLQAHDVELFHQDSVSSPLLKEVDLVVSDLPAGYYPNDTIAEQFVTKANNGHSFVHHLLIEQGVKHVRKGGFLIFLVPNTLFQSEQAKQLHAFIKQETIIYSFMQLPSSMFKKQDAAKSILVLRKQSEEIVAPKQALLVELPSFSQEGSLADMMKRISTWFDNHLTMSE encoded by the coding sequence GTGCAGGAAGCGACAATAACGGAAACCATTTATAACGTATTAGATCAAGGCGCTGAAATAGTCAAAAGAGAGAAAGATATATTGTATTTAGAAGCATTGAGCTATATGGGAGATATGATGTTTACCAGACGTTCAGATGAAAGTCTTCCAAGTAGTGAGAAGTTGGCCAAGCTATTAAGCGATTTGCCGGATAAAGGTAAAAAAACAAGGGAAAATTACCGAAGAGCTATGCAATTAGCTGTTTTGAAAGGAATGCGAGAAGCGACGCAACCTCACCATGCTATGACACCTGATGCAGTGAGCTTATTTCTAGGTTATATAGCTAATAAAGTACTTAGTTATACTGATAAGAACAAACATGTCTTAATGGACCCGGCAGTAGGGGCAGGAAATCTTATGACAGCCGTGTTGAATCAGTTGGATAACGAAGCCCTATTTGTAGGTTCAGAACCTGATGAAACATTGTTAAAGTTAGCATATGCAAATGCTAATTTGCAGGCACATGATGTAGAACTCTTTCATCAAGATAGTGTGAGCAGCCCATTATTAAAGGAAGTAGATCTCGTTGTTTCTGACCTCCCTGCTGGTTATTATCCCAACGATACTATAGCAGAGCAATTTGTAACGAAGGCCAATAACGGCCATTCATTCGTTCATCATCTCTTAATTGAGCAAGGAGTTAAACACGTGAGAAAAGGAGGGTTTCTTATTTTTCTAGTACCTAATACCCTCTTTCAAAGTGAGCAGGCAAAACAGCTTCATGCATTTATAAAACAGGAAACGATTATTTATTCATTTATGCAGCTCCCTTCATCTATGTTTAAAAAGCAAGATGCTGCAAAGAGTATTCTTGTGTTAAGAAAGCAGAGTGAAGAGATAGTGGCTCCGAAACAAGCATTATTAGTTGAACTGCCTTCTTTTTCGCAGGAAGGCTCTCTAGCTGATATGATGAAACGAATATCGACGTGGTTTGACAACCATCTCACCATGAGTGAATGA
- a CDS encoding acetate kinase — MSKIMAINAGSSSLKFQLLEMPEEIVVTKGIVERIGLNDSIFTIEVNGEKKTETKDIDDHADAVKILLDKLISFGIIKSLDEIEGIGHRVVHGGEKFNDSIMITDDVIKGIEEVSELAPLHNPANLVGIRAFKDILPNVPSVAVFDTAFHQTMPENSYLYSLPYEYYEQYGIRKYGFHGTSHKYVSERAAEMLGRPLENLRLISCHLGNGASIAAIEGGKSIDTSMGFTPLAGVTMGTRSGNIDPALIPYIMEKADLSAEEVMNVLNKKSGMLALSGFSSDLRDIEMQAEEEDNERAQLALEVFTSRIHKYIGSYAARMHGLDAVIFTAGIGENSSTIREQVLKGLEFMGVYWDPTLNKTRGKEAFINYPHSPVKVMVIPTNEEVVIARDTVRLSHN; from the coding sequence ATGTCGAAAATTATGGCTATCAATGCCGGCAGCTCGTCTTTGAAATTCCAGTTGCTGGAGATGCCTGAAGAAATAGTAGTAACGAAAGGAATCGTAGAACGGATCGGACTTAACGATTCTATCTTCACCATTGAAGTAAACGGCGAAAAGAAGACTGAAACAAAAGATATTGATGATCATGCTGATGCAGTGAAGATATTGCTTGATAAATTAATAAGCTTTGGCATTATTAAGTCGTTAGATGAGATTGAAGGAATTGGTCACCGGGTCGTTCACGGAGGAGAGAAATTTAACGACTCTATTATGATTACAGATGATGTGATTAAAGGGATTGAGGAAGTCTCTGAACTTGCGCCGTTGCATAATCCGGCTAACTTAGTTGGAATTCGAGCTTTTAAAGATATTTTACCTAATGTTCCTTCTGTAGCAGTGTTTGATACAGCTTTCCATCAAACAATGCCTGAGAACTCTTACCTATACAGTTTACCATACGAGTATTATGAACAATACGGTATTCGTAAATATGGTTTCCATGGGACATCTCATAAATATGTTTCTGAACGTGCAGCAGAAATGCTTGGGCGTCCTCTTGAAAACTTGCGTCTTATCTCATGCCACTTAGGGAATGGTGCAAGTATTGCAGCCATTGAAGGTGGAAAATCAATCGATACATCTATGGGATTCACCCCTCTTGCTGGTGTTACAATGGGAACACGTTCGGGAAATATTGACCCTGCTTTAATTCCTTATATTATGGAAAAAGCAGATTTATCAGCTGAAGAAGTTATGAACGTATTGAATAAAAAGAGTGGTATGCTTGCTTTGTCAGGCTTCTCTAGTGACTTACGAGATATTGAAATGCAAGCAGAGGAAGAAGATAATGAACGGGCTCAGTTAGCACTGGAAGTATTCACTTCCCGAATTCATAAATATATTGGGTCTTATGCTGCGCGTATGCATGGTTTAGATGCTGTTATTTTTACAGCGGGTATTGGTGAAAATAGTAGTACAATTCGCGAACAAGTCTTAAAAGGCTTAGAATTTATGGGGGTTTATTGGGACCCTACCCTCAATAAAACGCGAGGGAAAGAAGCATTTATTAATTACCCTCACTCACCTGTAAAAGTAATGGTTATCCCAACAAATGAAGAAGTCGTCATTGCAAGAGATACGGTGAGACTTTCTCACAATTAA
- a CDS encoding SDR family oxidoreductase, translating to MRHALITAGSKGLGRKVAEALLTNGYSLTINYRSDEKAVRQLKHDWEDKREHIQFIKGDVTKKEDLVKLVEKAYERFGRIDVLILNAGPYVFERKKLVDYSDDEWDQMVSGNLSSAFHLFKRVIPYMRDQQYGRIITYGFQDAQNAPGWLYRSAFAAAKAGLVSLTKTISVEEAENGITANMVCPGKITGNMKEAAIQDAVEDKETPVGRSGTGEDIARTVMFLCAPESDMITGSVLEITGGVNVVYKYR from the coding sequence ATGCGCCATGCATTAATAACGGCTGGGTCTAAAGGGTTAGGAAGGAAGGTAGCAGAAGCTCTGCTTACGAATGGATACTCGTTAACAATTAACTATAGAAGTGATGAAAAAGCTGTTAGGCAATTAAAACATGACTGGGAAGATAAAAGAGAACACATTCAATTTATTAAAGGGGATGTGACTAAGAAAGAAGACTTAGTCAAGCTTGTAGAAAAGGCGTATGAACGTTTTGGCAGAATTGATGTGTTAATACTTAATGCTGGTCCATATGTGTTCGAGAGAAAAAAATTGGTTGACTATTCAGATGACGAGTGGGATCAGATGGTAAGTGGTAATTTATCTTCTGCATTTCATCTCTTCAAGCGAGTTATCCCCTATATGAGGGACCAACAATACGGCCGTATTATTACATATGGCTTTCAAGATGCACAGAACGCTCCAGGATGGTTATATCGATCTGCTTTCGCAGCAGCAAAAGCTGGGCTAGTATCCTTAACAAAGACGATCTCTGTTGAAGAGGCTGAAAATGGTATAACGGCTAACATGGTTTGTCCAGGCAAGATTACCGGGAATATGAAAGAGGCCGCTATTCAGGATGCTGTAGAGGATAAAGAAACGCCAGTAGGTAGGTCAGGAACAGGGGAAGATATCGCTAGGACTGTTATGTTTTTATGTGCCCCAGAATCCGATATGATTACCGGTAGTGTATTAGAAATAACAGGCGGGGTAAACGTGGTGTATAAATATAGATAA
- a CDS encoding metal-dependent hydrolase, giving the protein MKVSYHGHSIVKIETNGTNILIDPFITGNGMTDLEADNTKADVILLTHGHNDHVGDTIEIAKRNDALVIAPFELGTYLGWKGLNVHQMHIGGSYEFGFGKVKLTQAFHGSSYTEEENKRIVYTGMPAGILFSAEGKTIYHAGDTGLFSDMKLIGERDDIDLAFLPIGNNFTMGPEDALLAAKWLGAKQVVPIHYNTFPVIQQDPEAFVNKVSPGKGVALKAGEELELT; this is encoded by the coding sequence ATGAAGGTATCTTATCATGGGCATTCTATTGTAAAGATTGAGACGAACGGGACCAATATTCTCATAGATCCGTTTATTACAGGGAATGGCATGACGGATCTTGAAGCAGACAATACGAAGGCAGATGTGATTTTATTAACGCATGGTCATAATGACCATGTTGGAGATACGATCGAGATTGCCAAAAGAAATGACGCTTTAGTTATTGCCCCCTTTGAATTAGGCACATATTTAGGGTGGAAGGGCCTTAATGTACATCAAATGCATATTGGTGGTTCATATGAATTTGGCTTTGGGAAAGTCAAACTGACGCAAGCCTTTCATGGTTCTTCATACACGGAGGAAGAAAATAAGCGTATCGTCTATACGGGCATGCCGGCGGGAATTTTATTTTCAGCTGAAGGGAAAACAATCTATCACGCAGGAGATACAGGACTATTTTCTGATATGAAGTTAATAGGGGAAAGGGATGACATTGATTTAGCCTTTTTGCCAATCGGTAATAACTTTACAATGGGACCAGAGGATGCCTTACTGGCAGCCAAATGGTTAGGTGCTAAACAGGTTGTACCCATTCACTATAATACGTTCCCAGTTATTCAACAAGATCCAGAAGCATTTGTTAATAAAGTGAGCCCAGGAAAAGGGGTAGCATTAAAGGCTGGAGAAGAACTGGAGCTAACTTAG